The following DNA comes from Miscanthus floridulus cultivar M001 chromosome 5, ASM1932011v1, whole genome shotgun sequence.
GTGAGAGCTGATCAACATCCCGTCTGCAGGTTCTTTCATCTCTTCTCGGCAACAGTCGAAGTCGATTGAGCACTTGATCAACAAGCGGAGTAATGGAAATGAACTACTGAGCTGCCAGCGTAATAATCGCTTGCCCTGCTGCTCAATGTTTCTGGATGCAGCAACCGCGCTGGAGGATGTAAAATTCTACGTACAAGTGTCTTCTGGAGATTGAATCTCAGCTGTGAAGCTACTACTACCGATTGAGCCTGGATTTGTCGCTTCGTTCGTTCGTGTCCATCCATCGCTCTGGTTGTTGGTCGTGGATCTTGTTACCAAAATTTATTTAGTATCATACAGTAACTTGTGCTGTTCTGTATTTGATTCAGTGGTCTGCGAAAAATTTGTCTCGAACTTGTGATATTAGTGTGATGCATATATTGCGCTTGATGAATTTGGATGGACCTCAACGACGATGACGAGGCCCTGCCATGTGTCTGTAACTCGTTTCTTGGTTGTTGGGAGTTGGGAGGCCGCCACGCCAGTTGATTGATGTTGGCGTGAAGCTTGAGCGCTTCAGCACATCTGCACATGGCGCAGCCGGCGGCTTCCAGTCTTCCACGGCTGCGGGCTGCGGGCTGCGTCTGCTGCTGCTGGGTCGAGCCCCGTCTGAGGAGAAGCACGAGAGCTGGAGCAGGCCAGGACGCGGCATCTGGGCTGCGGTCGCTGGGTTGGGCCGGGATTGAGAGAGGCGGGAGAGCTGGGCTAAAAACGGCAGCAGGCTAAAAGCCAACAGAAAAAGGATAAGGAAaaacttttcctttttcttaacaGGTTTTAAAATCTAGCTTTTTTAAGCTTATTTTTGAAAACAAGAACAAAACCTATTCACATTTTCTAAATTTATTTTTTACACATCAAAACTCATGCAAGGGAATGAATGCAGCAAACACACTTTCATTAACTTTGTAAAATTTGTAAACCACATTTTCACTCTTTAGGTTGACAATGAGCTAAATAGATCTTGGAAAATTTTAGGAAATTCCTCAAATcgtttattttatttagtgttttctactCACAACCAAAAATAGAAGTTTTAGGGTGTAACACTTCTCTCCACTCTTCCACTCTTGGTTGCTCATTCTCCAATAAGGGGAGGAGGATAAATGTTAGGTGTTGCAAAAGGAAACACGAGGGATGTTGACGGTAATGACTGTTATTAGCAACCTTTTGCATTTTTGTTGTGTCAAAATTAAAGGCTTTCTGTTGGTTTTGTTCGCATATCACACGTGTTGTATTGGAGATTTGAAACACATATGCACCAAACTAGGCAAAGCACATGACATAGTAGGCCATGTGGATGTCACCAAAATTGCACATTATTCTCATACATGCTTATATTGGATCAGACCACCCTTTTCTATTGACTTGTGGAGTCATCAGTGCAAGACCAACATCACAGCACAATGGCCGAAGGTTACATCCATTACctaaaaaaaacatatatatgTTTAGTACAACAGTCATATCTTGTGCGTATATAGTGAGGCATTTTCTTGCGCAATCTCACAATTTAAACTCAGATCTAGCTTTTCCAAGTGATTCTTTAGCATGCATTTATGGAGTGCAATTTGTAGCCGCTGAATGGTTTGATGGCAGTTACTAAATGCAATGTCTCACATGACTTTTGCGTAACCTACCTGCTCAAGAGGAAGGTTCTGGGCAGTCCTCATGATGGATCTAATTAGGCTAGAGGTAAATGCTTGCCATAATATCATGTTTATAATAATAACTATTCACCAATATATTTCATCTAGTCAATGTCTCACATGACTTCTGCATAACCTACCTGCTCAAGACGAAGGTTCTATGCTGGTGGCCTTGGCAGAAAGTAGTAATGAGCATTTGACTAAGATCATGCGGTCCCCATGATGGATCTAATTAGGCCATAAGTAAATGTTTGCCATAATATCATGTTTATAATAATAACTATTCACTTATATTTCATCTAGGCTAGAGCCTCAGGATCTATATAAACATAAGCCTTCCCCCTCTATCATCTAACCTCTCATAACCAAAGCAACAAATTTTTCCTTccagttttttttgttttggatAAATGTTGTGGTAGACGCTAAACTGACTTTTAACTGTGCCAACTACAAGGATGAGAGTTTAAAGATCTATATAATGTTTGAATAAGGGTTAGGGGTCCCAAATTTGTAGGctagctttcttgcttgataccCTAGAACACTAGTATCATGGCTCGTAAGAAGGTGAATCTCCAGTGGATCACCAAAGCCTCCGGCCGTCGTGCGACCGTTAAGAGGCGCCGCAATGGCATTAAGAAGAAGGTCGATGAGCTAGCCACGCTCTACAGCACCAAGGTGGGTGTGGTGTTGTACGATGAGAATCAAGATAAGCCATTGGCTTGGCCTAATGACTCAGAGGCCAAAGCTATGTTCCAAAAATTCATCGACATGCCAGATTGTGGCAAAAGATTCAAGAAAACGCAGAATCAGGAGGAACTTCTTAGCAACCTGTCACGACCCTAAGGCCGGAGGTGCCTGAAGAGGAGGCTGACGAAGCTGAACACCGGGCAACCAAAAGCGGGAACCCGGGCGGTGAAGACAGAGATGAGATGGACCGGCCCAGAAGATAACCAAAGCCCAATTTACGCTATCAGGGCCCAGAATGGCTGGCCCAGGAGAAGAGAGTCGTGAGGAATCCCACCACGAGCAACGTTAACTAGGCTgagagagaaaggggaagggTAGAACGGAGTTGGATACGAAATTGGCCGGCTGTGCTGGAGGCGACGGCGACGAGCAGTGCTCGTTGTAATCACATATTCCACTATACTCCACTCTATTGAATGTTAATCGTAGACATGGTGAAGTGAGATCGTATCATTTGGTATCGGAGGTCACTCGAtccgcgggcgcggcggcggcgatctCGTCGTCGTTCTCAGGTGCGTCCTCGTTCTCGGTTCG
Coding sequences within:
- the LOC136454539 gene encoding agamous-like MADS-box protein AGL80; translation: MARKKVNLQWITKASGRRATVKRRRNGIKKKVDELATLYSTKVGVVLYDENQDKPLAWPNDSEAKAMFQKFIDMPDCGKRFKKTQNQEELLSNLSRP